Proteins encoded within one genomic window of Calonectris borealis chromosome 1, bCalBor7.hap1.2, whole genome shotgun sequence:
- the BMAL2 gene encoding basic helix-loop-helix ARNT-like protein 2 isoform X5 produces the protein MPSSPFTSFVALLWTHSRTLTSFLSCGAQNCTQYSREAHSQTEKRRRDKMNNLIEELSAMIPQCNPMARKLDKLTVLRMAVQHLKSLKGSTSSYAEVRYKPSFLKDDELRQLILRAADGFLFVVGCNRGKILFVSESVCKILNYDQATLIGQSLFDYLHPKDVAKVKEQLSSSDISPREKLVDGKTGLQVHTDFQTGPARLNSGARRSFFCRIKCSRTTVKEEKECLPNPKKKDHRKYCTIHCTGYMKNWPPNEVGVEEENDVEKDSSNFNCLVAIGRLHPYIVPQKSGEIQVKATEFVTRFAMDGKFVYVDQRATAILGYLPQELLGTSCYEYCHQDDHNHLAEKHKEVLQNKEKVFTNSYKFRAKDGTFVTLKSQWFSFMNPWTKELEYIVSNNTVVLGHNESAEEQVPHGSQPAEDAVKQSLVSVPGMSSGTVLGAGSIGTEIANEILELQRLHSSSSGELSPSHLLRKSPSPALTVNCSNVPNKEMIQLCPSETEVLETSEQNQGAVPFPNNEPLLSGNSQLDFDAICENDDTAMTALMNYLEADGGLGDPAELSDIQWAL, from the exons atgccttccagccctttcaccagctttgttgccctcctctggacgcattcaaggactttaacatccttcttaagttgtggggcccagaactgcacacagtattcaag agaGGCTCACAGTCAAACAGAGAAACGAAGAAGAGACAAAATGAATAATTTGATAGAGGAATTGTCTGCTATGATACCTCAGTGCAATCCCATGGCACGAAAGCTAGACAAGCTTACAGTATTACGGATGGCTGTGCAACacttaaaatctttaaaag GTTCCACTAGCTCCTATGCAGAAGTCCGGTATAAACCTTCATTTTTAAAGGATGATGAGCTCCGACAGTTAATCCTTAGG GCTGCAGATGGATTCCTATTTGTGGTTGGATGCAACAGAGGAAAAATTCTGTTTGTCTCAGAATCAGTTTGCAAAATACTTAATTATGATCAG gccaCTTTAATTGGACAAAGTTTATTTGATTACTTGCATCCAAAAGATGTTGCAAAAGTTAAGGAGCAACTTTCTTCTTCGGATATCTCTCCTAGGGAGAAGCTCGTAGATGGGAAAA CTGGCTTGCAAGTACACACAGATTTTCAAACTGGACCAGCTCGACTGAATTCTGGTGCTCGACGTTCCTTCTTCTGTCGGATAAAATGTAGTAGGACCACagtcaaagaagaaaaggagtgcttGCCCAACCCAAAGAAGAAAG atCACAGAAAATACTGTACCATTCACTGTACTGGGTATATGAAGAATTGGCCTCCTAATGAGGTGGGAGTAGAAGAGGAAAATGATGTAGAAAAGGACAGTAGTAACTTTAACTGTCTGGTTGCAATTGGGAGGTTACACCCTTATATTGTTCCACAAAAGAGTGGAGAGATACAAGTCAAAGCAACAGAATTTGTTACACGATTTGCCATGGATGGAAAATTTGTTTATGTAGATCAGCG TGCAACAGCAATTTTAGGGTATCTGCCACAAGAGCTTCTAGGAACTTCTTGTTACGAGTACTGCCATCAAGATGATCACAATCATCTAGCTGAAAAACATAAAGAAG TGttgcagaataaagaaaaagtatttacaaATTCCTACAAATTTAGAGCAAAAGATGGGACTTTTGTTACTTTAAAGAGTCAGTGGTTTAGTTTCATGAATCCGTGGACCAAAGAACTGGAGTACATTGTATCAAACAACACTGTGGTATT AGGTCATAACGAGTCAGCTGAAGAACAGGTCCCCCATGGTTCCCAGCCTGCAGAAG atGCTGTAAAACAGTCTTTAGTAAGTGTACCTGGAATGTCCTCTGGAACAGTTCTTGGTGCTGGAAGTATAGGAACCGAAATTGCGAATGAAATATTAGAATTGCAAAG GTTGCATTCTTCATCATCTGGGGAGTTAAGTCCATCACATCTCTTGAGAAAGTCACCTTCTCCAGCTTTAACTGTAAACTGCAGTAAT GTGCCAAATAAAGAGATGATTCAGTTATGTCCTTCGGAAACAGAAGTTCTAGagacttcagaacaaaaccagggtgctGTTCCATTTCCCAATAATGAACCTCTCCTCA gTGGTAATTCTCAGCTGGACTTCGATGCGATATGTGAAAATGATGACACTGCTATGACGGCTCTTATGAATTACTTGGAGGCTGATGGAGGACTTGGGGATCCAGCTGAACTCAGTGATATACAATGGGCTCtctag
- the BMAL2 gene encoding basic helix-loop-helix ARNT-like protein 2 isoform X7: MNNLIEELSAMIPQCNPMARKLDKLTVLRMAVQHLKSLKGSTSSYAEVRYKPSFLKDDELRQLILRAADGFLFVVGCNRGKILFVSESVCKILNYDQATLIGQSLFDYLHPKDVAKVKEQLSSSDISPREKLVDGKTGLQVHTDFQTGPARLNSGARRSFFCRIKCSRTTVKEEKECLPNPKKKDHRKYCTIHCTGYMKNWPPNEVGVEEENDVEKDSSNFNCLVAIGRLHPYIVPQKSGEIQVKATEFVTRFAMDGKFVYVDQRATAILGYLPQELLGTSCYEYCHQDDHNHLAEKHKEVLQNKEKVFTNSYKFRAKDGTFVTLKSQWFSFMNPWTKELEYIVSNNTVVLGHNESAEEQVPHGSQPAEDAVKQSLVSVPGMSSGTVLGAGSIGTEIANEILELQRLHSSSSGELSPSHLLRKSPSPALTVNCSNVPNKEMIQLCPSETEVLETSEQNQGAVPFPNNEPLLSGNSQLDFDAICENDDTAMTALMNYLEADGGLGDPAELSDIQWAL; this comes from the exons ATGAATAATTTGATAGAGGAATTGTCTGCTATGATACCTCAGTGCAATCCCATGGCACGAAAGCTAGACAAGCTTACAGTATTACGGATGGCTGTGCAACacttaaaatctttaaaag GTTCCACTAGCTCCTATGCAGAAGTCCGGTATAAACCTTCATTTTTAAAGGATGATGAGCTCCGACAGTTAATCCTTAGG GCTGCAGATGGATTCCTATTTGTGGTTGGATGCAACAGAGGAAAAATTCTGTTTGTCTCAGAATCAGTTTGCAAAATACTTAATTATGATCAG gccaCTTTAATTGGACAAAGTTTATTTGATTACTTGCATCCAAAAGATGTTGCAAAAGTTAAGGAGCAACTTTCTTCTTCGGATATCTCTCCTAGGGAGAAGCTCGTAGATGGGAAAA CTGGCTTGCAAGTACACACAGATTTTCAAACTGGACCAGCTCGACTGAATTCTGGTGCTCGACGTTCCTTCTTCTGTCGGATAAAATGTAGTAGGACCACagtcaaagaagaaaaggagtgcttGCCCAACCCAAAGAAGAAAG atCACAGAAAATACTGTACCATTCACTGTACTGGGTATATGAAGAATTGGCCTCCTAATGAGGTGGGAGTAGAAGAGGAAAATGATGTAGAAAAGGACAGTAGTAACTTTAACTGTCTGGTTGCAATTGGGAGGTTACACCCTTATATTGTTCCACAAAAGAGTGGAGAGATACAAGTCAAAGCAACAGAATTTGTTACACGATTTGCCATGGATGGAAAATTTGTTTATGTAGATCAGCG TGCAACAGCAATTTTAGGGTATCTGCCACAAGAGCTTCTAGGAACTTCTTGTTACGAGTACTGCCATCAAGATGATCACAATCATCTAGCTGAAAAACATAAAGAAG TGttgcagaataaagaaaaagtatttacaaATTCCTACAAATTTAGAGCAAAAGATGGGACTTTTGTTACTTTAAAGAGTCAGTGGTTTAGTTTCATGAATCCGTGGACCAAAGAACTGGAGTACATTGTATCAAACAACACTGTGGTATT AGGTCATAACGAGTCAGCTGAAGAACAGGTCCCCCATGGTTCCCAGCCTGCAGAAG atGCTGTAAAACAGTCTTTAGTAAGTGTACCTGGAATGTCCTCTGGAACAGTTCTTGGTGCTGGAAGTATAGGAACCGAAATTGCGAATGAAATATTAGAATTGCAAAG GTTGCATTCTTCATCATCTGGGGAGTTAAGTCCATCACATCTCTTGAGAAAGTCACCTTCTCCAGCTTTAACTGTAAACTGCAGTAAT GTGCCAAATAAAGAGATGATTCAGTTATGTCCTTCGGAAACAGAAGTTCTAGagacttcagaacaaaaccagggtgctGTTCCATTTCCCAATAATGAACCTCTCCTCA gTGGTAATTCTCAGCTGGACTTCGATGCGATATGTGAAAATGATGACACTGCTATGACGGCTCTTATGAATTACTTGGAGGCTGATGGAGGACTTGGGGATCCAGCTGAACTCAGTGATATACAATGGGCTCtctag